The Urbifossiella limnaea genome has a window encoding:
- a CDS encoding endonuclease MutS2 produces MIAEHPAPPLMDAHTLELLQFDKVRDLLAAYAATALGRDLAGAVEPFTDADPIRAETRLVTEMVEALGLGQAPPFSGLHDVRLLARRAAIGTMLTAEQLLEVADTLSCTGAMYRYRMRLAEHLTGLIDHLSGIEDLGLVAKTISGCIDTRGHVLDMASRDLAAVRQLLADLDEKVKNEVRRLLANPELRRILSYPNATIHGDHYVLPVAANHRHKVQGVVHRVSGTGETIFVEPASIANLSAERVTLKADEDREVKRVLRRLSTEVGKVAKPLAYAVEVLAKLDLVAAKARFSRDFGMYPADVNDERRLWLRQARHPLLENLFRGDPAEGARKVMPIDLRLGYGFNLLVVTGPNTGGKTVTLKTTGLLCLMAQCGMHIPAGEGSQVPVFRHILSDIGDEQSLEQSLSTFSSHVTRIAAILRTADADSLVLLDELGAGTDPTEGAALGRAILDELDRIGCRAVVTTHLGDLKTYAFNNDRAENGAVEFDAETLRPTYRLLIGQYGMSNALKIARRLKLPKGVLQKARRYLKRRKGKTGELARLQELREEAEKAKEAALAATHEANREKEDFERRRAQLDREAEAAAALVQMRAGLKAGDVVLVSRFDKTGKVVRVDAKKQTVTVGVGIGQWEVPFDEIFPAG; encoded by the coding sequence ATGATCGCCGAACACCCCGCCCCCCCGCTGATGGACGCTCACACGCTCGAACTCCTCCAGTTCGACAAGGTCCGCGACCTCCTCGCTGCGTACGCCGCCACCGCCCTCGGCCGCGACCTGGCCGGCGCCGTTGAGCCGTTCACCGACGCCGACCCGATCCGCGCGGAAACACGCCTCGTCACCGAGATGGTCGAAGCGCTCGGGCTCGGGCAGGCGCCGCCGTTCAGCGGCCTGCACGACGTGCGGCTCCTCGCCCGCCGCGCCGCCATCGGCACCATGCTCACGGCCGAGCAGCTCCTCGAAGTGGCCGACACGCTCTCCTGCACCGGGGCGATGTACCGCTACCGGATGCGGCTCGCCGAGCACCTCACCGGCCTCATCGACCACCTCTCCGGGATCGAAGACCTGGGCCTCGTCGCCAAGACCATCAGCGGCTGCATCGACACCCGCGGCCACGTCCTCGACATGGCCAGCCGCGACCTCGCCGCCGTGCGGCAACTCCTCGCCGACCTCGACGAGAAGGTGAAGAACGAGGTCCGCCGGCTGCTCGCGAACCCCGAGCTGCGGCGAATCCTGAGTTACCCGAACGCCACGATCCACGGCGACCATTACGTGCTGCCCGTGGCGGCGAACCACCGGCACAAGGTGCAGGGCGTGGTTCACCGCGTCAGCGGCACGGGCGAGACGATCTTCGTCGAGCCGGCGAGTATCGCCAACCTCAGCGCCGAGCGGGTGACGCTGAAGGCCGACGAGGACCGCGAGGTGAAGCGCGTCCTGCGCCGGCTCAGCACCGAGGTCGGCAAGGTGGCGAAGCCGCTGGCCTACGCGGTCGAGGTGCTGGCGAAGCTCGACCTGGTGGCGGCGAAGGCCCGGTTCAGCCGCGACTTCGGCATGTACCCCGCAGACGTGAACGACGAGCGCCGCCTGTGGCTCCGACAGGCCCGGCACCCGCTCCTCGAAAACCTGTTCCGCGGCGACCCCGCAGAGGGTGCGCGAAAGGTAATGCCGATCGACCTGCGGCTCGGGTACGGGTTCAACCTGTTGGTCGTCACCGGCCCGAACACCGGCGGGAAGACCGTCACGCTGAAGACGACCGGCCTGCTGTGCCTGATGGCCCAGTGCGGCATGCACATCCCGGCCGGCGAAGGGAGTCAGGTGCCGGTCTTCCGCCACATCCTGTCCGACATCGGCGACGAGCAGAGCCTCGAACAGTCGCTCAGCACGTTCAGCTCGCACGTCACGCGCATCGCAGCGATCCTCCGCACGGCCGACGCCGACAGCCTCGTGCTCCTCGACGAACTCGGCGCCGGCACCGACCCCACCGAAGGGGCCGCGCTCGGGAGAGCGATCCTGGACGAACTCGACCGCATCGGCTGCCGCGCGGTCGTGACGACGCACCTCGGCGACCTGAAGACGTACGCGTTCAACAACGACCGGGCCGAGAACGGGGCGGTGGAGTTCGACGCCGAGACGCTGCGGCCGACCTACCGACTGCTGATCGGGCAGTACGGGATGAGCAACGCCCTGAAGATCGCGCGCCGCCTGAAGCTGCCGAAGGGTGTGTTGCAGAAGGCCCGCCGCTACCTGAAGCGCCGCAAGGGGAAGACCGGCGAGCTGGCCCGGTTGCAGGAGCTGCGCGAGGAGGCCGAAAAGGCGAAGGAGGCGGCGCTCGCCGCGACGCACGAGGCGAACCGCGAGAAGGAGGACTTCGAACGCCGAAGGGCCCAACTCGACCGCGAGGCCGAAGCCGCGGCGGCGCTGGTTCAGATGCGTGCGGGCTTGAAGGCCGGCGACGTGGTGCTGGTGTCGCGGTTCGACAAGACGGGCAAGGTCGTCCGCGTCGACGCCAAGAAGCAGACGGTGACCGTCGGCGTCGGCATCGGCCAGTGGGAGGTCCCGTTCGACGAAATCTTCCCCGCCGGCTGA
- a CDS encoding LptF/LptG family permease, which produces MTTTLDRMVLWNYFRSYAIVLSSLLSLYVIIDLFTNIDSFGRAGGGAAGVIRHVVGYYSYQIALIFDRLAEPAALMAAAFTVSWMQRNNELLPQLSAGIPTRRVIRPILIGSAVTLSFGPLNQEFILPRIAGQLLIAKDDPEGVKAQVLAGAYDPSGVQVEGLAGVRKERRVIKFYATFPENPPYPMFHVTADEAIYFPPGSDGPVAGGVPPGGGWWLRLGEKETKENPPREPLPPNLRQVEIGQYFLTTQDVDYDMMSRGAGWYLYAPVGKLRELLSRNEPRRQARVAVLFHTRVTRPITGALLVLLGLAVVLQNPNRHVFISTGVCLAFSVWFYLCLLGSKYLGDQGYVAPPLSAWLPVLLFGPITVVAFDSVHT; this is translated from the coding sequence GTGACCACCACCCTCGACCGCATGGTTCTGTGGAACTACTTCCGCTCCTACGCCATCGTCCTCAGCAGCCTGCTGAGCCTGTACGTCATCATCGACCTGTTCACGAACATCGACTCGTTCGGCCGGGCCGGCGGCGGCGCGGCCGGCGTCATCCGGCACGTCGTCGGCTACTACTCGTACCAGATCGCGCTCATCTTCGACCGCCTGGCCGAGCCCGCGGCCTTGATGGCGGCGGCGTTTACCGTCTCGTGGATGCAGCGTAACAACGAGTTGCTGCCGCAGTTATCGGCCGGCATCCCGACGCGCCGCGTCATCCGCCCGATCCTGATCGGCTCGGCCGTGACGCTGTCGTTCGGGCCGTTGAACCAGGAGTTCATTCTGCCGCGGATCGCCGGGCAGTTGTTGATCGCCAAGGACGACCCCGAGGGCGTGAAGGCGCAGGTGCTGGCCGGGGCCTACGACCCGAGCGGCGTGCAGGTGGAGGGCCTGGCCGGCGTGCGGAAGGAGCGGCGGGTCATCAAGTTCTACGCCACCTTCCCGGAGAACCCGCCGTACCCGATGTTCCACGTCACGGCCGACGAGGCGATCTACTTCCCGCCGGGGTCCGACGGGCCCGTCGCCGGCGGCGTGCCGCCGGGCGGCGGGTGGTGGCTGCGGCTCGGCGAGAAGGAGACGAAGGAGAACCCGCCGCGCGAGCCGCTGCCGCCGAACCTCCGGCAGGTGGAGATCGGCCAGTACTTCCTGACGACTCAGGACGTGGACTACGACATGATGAGCCGGGGGGCCGGGTGGTACCTGTACGCCCCGGTCGGCAAGCTGCGGGAGCTGCTGTCGCGGAACGAGCCGCGGCGGCAGGCCCGGGTGGCGGTGCTCTTCCACACCCGCGTGACGCGGCCGATCACGGGTGCGTTACTGGTGCTGCTCGGGCTGGCGGTGGTGCTTCAGAACCCCAACCGGCACGTGTTCATCAGCACGGGCGTCTGCCTGGCGTTCAGCGTGTGGTTCTACCTGTGCCTGCTCGGCAGCAAGTACCTCGGCGACCAGGGGTACGTCGCCCCACCGCTCTCGGCATGGCTGCCGGTCCTGTTGTTCGGGCCGATCACGGTCGTGGCCTTCGACTCCGTCCACACCTAG
- a CDS encoding TIGR03067 domain-containing protein yields MRRVSLAAVAAALGFLGTVTAQPPAAPAGDLAVMQGNWKPLAIQHEGKSQAPVDEMAKLTAVFDGSEYHLYYADKSKNPPTVLKLAVMTVALDPSTRPKGITFEFAGGNLKGQKRHGIYEVAGNELKLCYGPVDRPRPTQFVAPAGSGHFLEVWAKQPK; encoded by the coding sequence ATGCGGCGGGTCAGTCTGGCGGCAGTCGCGGCGGCTCTCGGCTTCCTCGGTACGGTCACGGCTCAGCCCCCGGCCGCGCCCGCCGGCGACCTCGCCGTCATGCAGGGCAACTGGAAGCCGCTCGCCATCCAGCACGAGGGGAAGAGCCAGGCGCCGGTCGACGAGATGGCCAAGCTGACCGCCGTGTTCGACGGCAGCGAGTACCACCTGTACTACGCCGACAAGTCGAAGAACCCGCCGACCGTGCTCAAGCTCGCCGTCATGACCGTCGCCCTCGACCCGAGCACGCGCCCGAAGGGGATCACGTTCGAGTTCGCCGGCGGCAACCTGAAGGGGCAGAAGCGCCACGGCATCTACGAGGTCGCCGGCAACGAGTTGAAGTTGTGCTACGGCCCCGTCGACCGGCCGCGGCCGACGCAGTTCGTCGCCCCCGCCGGCAGCGGGCACTTCCTCGAAGTCTGGGCCAAGCAGCCGAAGTGA
- a CDS encoding acyl-CoA thioesterase encodes MATEPYTAVKVVMMPQDANPLPGVATLPDGSQYPVYNTVFGGVILSHIDMAGAIGARRAVQLNGGTPRAAFVTVALNRVEFKKPVLVGDVVSLNVSVVKFGRTSVTVHVDVLAERGAETISVTEAEAVFVGVDMSTPDRRPIPLFPTETSPPAG; translated from the coding sequence GTGGCGACCGAGCCGTACACCGCCGTGAAGGTGGTGATGATGCCGCAGGACGCGAACCCGCTGCCGGGAGTCGCCACGCTCCCCGACGGCAGTCAGTACCCGGTCTACAACACCGTCTTCGGCGGCGTCATCCTCAGCCACATCGACATGGCCGGGGCCATCGGCGCCCGTCGCGCCGTGCAGTTGAACGGCGGCACGCCCCGCGCCGCGTTCGTGACGGTGGCCCTGAACCGGGTTGAGTTCAAGAAGCCGGTGCTGGTCGGCGATGTGGTGTCGCTCAACGTGTCGGTGGTGAAATTCGGCCGCACGTCGGTCACGGTTCACGTGGACGTGCTGGCCGAGCGCGGCGCCGAGACGATCTCGGTGACGGAAGCCGAGGCGGTGTTCGTCGGCGTGGACATGTCCACGCCTGACCGCAGGCCGATCCCGCTGTTCCCGACGGAAACGAGCCCACCCGCCGGTTAG
- a CDS encoding CbiM family transporter has translation MPLSLFAVHLSGGVVAGPWAVGGFVGAAALLAAACWRLPERDIPRVGVLSAAFFVASSISLPLGGLTSVHPILNGLVGACLGRRAPLAIAVGLTLHLFLLAHGGLDSLGLNVCIMALPALGVAAVHPALRRLGLRAFTRGTLLGGGAVAGAAILNFLVLLLGGIEDWPTLARLVLLAHVPVMLIEGFLVGVMVSYVEKVKPDLLAS, from the coding sequence GTGCCGCTGTCGCTGTTCGCCGTCCACCTGTCCGGCGGCGTCGTCGCCGGGCCGTGGGCGGTCGGCGGGTTCGTCGGGGCGGCGGCGCTGTTGGCCGCGGCTTGCTGGCGACTCCCGGAGCGCGACATCCCCCGCGTCGGCGTCCTGTCCGCGGCGTTCTTCGTCGCCTCCAGCATCTCGCTACCGCTCGGAGGCCTGACGAGCGTCCACCCCATCCTGAACGGCCTCGTCGGCGCCTGCCTCGGCCGGCGGGCGCCACTGGCGATCGCCGTCGGCCTGACGCTCCACCTGTTCCTGCTGGCGCACGGCGGCCTCGACTCGCTCGGGCTGAACGTGTGCATCATGGCGCTGCCCGCCCTCGGCGTCGCGGCCGTGCATCCCGCGCTGCGGCGCCTCGGCCTGCGCGCATTCACGCGTGGCACGCTGCTGGGCGGCGGCGCGGTCGCGGGTGCTGCGATCCTGAACTTCCTGGTGCTGCTCCTGGGCGGGATCGAGGACTGGCCGACGCTGGCGCGGCTGGTGCTGTTGGCACACGTCCCCGTCATGCTGATCGAGGGGTTTCTGGTCGGCGTGATGGTGAGCTACGTCGAGAAGGTGAAGCCGGACCTGCTGGCGAGTTGA
- a CDS encoding tyrosine-type recombinase/integrase, whose product MARTRHPWYRRVRNAWFVEVDGKQVRLGEHPADAPGPRKSKNTGLWNAPPSILKLFGELMGQRESEPSASAPRDSVVFLFGRYLGWTKKNKAEATYQQRRFFLRSFIRFRSVRSNPPNRITVDLVEHWLDAHPTWTASRRHAILCVLGAFNWAVNPKRRLLSVNPIAGIDVPPATRVRAYLTPEQRRVLFDATRDEAFRGFLTALSETGCRPGEVAAVTAADANLDLGVWTLEAHKTGRKTGKPRVVYLTDAMVGLTRRLAAQNQDGPLFLNSRGRPWNRNAIRCRFRVLRKRFPAFGHFTAYSYRRAFVTDALEKGVDVVKVAELVGHSSTDMVMRHYSQLQERVAHMREMAKKAAG is encoded by the coding sequence ATGGCCCGCACCCGACACCCCTGGTACCGCAGAGTCCGGAACGCCTGGTTCGTCGAAGTCGACGGCAAGCAGGTCCGGCTAGGGGAGCACCCCGCCGACGCCCCCGGCCCTCGCAAGTCCAAGAACACGGGCCTGTGGAACGCCCCGCCCTCCATCCTCAAGCTCTTCGGCGAACTCATGGGGCAGCGCGAGTCGGAGCCCAGCGCCTCTGCCCCACGGGACTCCGTCGTCTTCCTGTTCGGGCGCTACTTGGGCTGGACGAAGAAGAACAAGGCCGAGGCCACTTACCAGCAGCGTCGCTTCTTCCTGCGCTCGTTCATCCGCTTCCGGAGCGTGCGCTCTAACCCGCCGAACCGGATCACAGTCGACCTCGTCGAGCACTGGCTCGACGCGCACCCTACGTGGACGGCGTCGCGCCGGCACGCGATCCTCTGCGTGCTCGGCGCCTTCAACTGGGCGGTGAACCCGAAGCGGAGGTTGCTGTCGGTCAATCCCATCGCGGGGATCGACGTCCCGCCGGCGACGCGGGTGCGCGCCTACCTGACCCCCGAGCAGCGGAGGGTGCTGTTCGATGCGACCCGGGACGAAGCGTTTCGCGGCTTCCTCACCGCACTGTCGGAGACCGGTTGCCGGCCCGGCGAGGTCGCGGCCGTTACGGCCGCCGACGCGAACCTCGACCTCGGCGTGTGGACGCTCGAGGCGCACAAGACCGGCAGGAAGACCGGGAAGCCGCGGGTAGTGTACCTCACCGACGCGATGGTCGGGTTGACCCGACGGCTCGCCGCGCAGAACCAGGACGGCCCGTTGTTCCTCAACTCGCGGGGCCGGCCGTGGAACCGGAACGCGATCCGCTGCCGGTTCCGCGTCTTGCGGAAGCGGTTCCCCGCCTTCGGGCACTTCACCGCGTACAGCTACCGCCGGGCGTTCGTGACCGACGCCCTCGAGAAGGGCGTTGACGTGGTGAAGGTCGCGGAGTTGGTCGGGCACAGCAGCACCGACATGGTCATGCGGCACTACAGCCAGTTGCAGGAGCGGGTCGCACACATGCGCGAGATGGCGAAGAAGGCCGCCGGGTGA
- a CDS encoding fused DSP-PTPase phosphatase/NAD kinase-like protein: protein MPGWGRWVLSLVVVALVAVPPVALFRANYAHAKRFREVTPGRFYRSGQMTAGGFRETIERYGIKTVLNLQHENPDPHMPESWLGRPAVLESDLCKQLGVRYVLMTPDVLPQPNDVTKQPAVVTDYLKLLDDPASYPILIHCKAGLHRTGRLTAIYRMEYEGWSTGDALRELRDNGYGYAMASEADDFIIQFVKHYAPRRPGGGPK, encoded by the coding sequence ATGCCGGGCTGGGGGCGTTGGGTACTTTCGCTCGTCGTCGTCGCGCTCGTCGCGGTGCCGCCGGTGGCGCTTTTCCGCGCCAACTACGCCCACGCCAAGCGGTTCCGCGAGGTGACCCCCGGCCGCTTCTACCGCTCCGGCCAGATGACCGCCGGCGGCTTCCGCGAGACGATCGAGCGGTACGGCATCAAGACCGTGCTGAACCTCCAGCACGAGAACCCCGACCCGCACATGCCGGAGTCGTGGCTCGGTCGGCCGGCGGTGCTCGAAAGCGACCTCTGCAAGCAACTCGGCGTCCGCTACGTGCTGATGACGCCGGATGTGCTGCCGCAGCCGAACGACGTGACGAAGCAGCCGGCAGTCGTCACCGACTACCTGAAACTGCTCGACGACCCCGCCTCGTACCCGATCCTGATCCACTGCAAGGCCGGCCTCCACCGCACCGGCCGGCTCACGGCGATCTACCGGATGGAGTACGAGGGCTGGAGCACCGGCGACGCCCTCCGCGAACTGCGCGACAACGGCTACGGGTACGCCATGGCCAGCGAGGCCGACGACTTCATCATCCAGTTCGTGAAGCACTACGCGCCGCGGCGGCCGGGCGGGGGACCGAAGTGA
- a CDS encoding PVC-type heme-binding CxxCH protein, translated as MPRFLPAALLLLWPSAAFAQQNAKIPDPDPEVERRSFQVAEGFEVSLYAADPLLNKPIQINFDAKGRLWVASSATYPQIKPGEAANDRIIVLEDTDRDGKADKTTVFADGLLIPTGLVPGDGGVYVANSTELVHLSASQPGGKADRRKVLLSGFGTEDTHHIIHTFRWGPDSRLYFNQSIYIHSHIETPHGVRRLNAGGIWRYEPGTSQLDVFARGWVNTWGHAFDRAGQSFVTDGAGGEGINYLVVGGYYLTSQGQHVARILQGLNPGSPKFCGLEIVSGRHLPPEWQGDLITSDFRGHRVCRFKLQDDGSSYASREQEPLIRSSHPAFRPIDAKMGPDGALYIADWYNPIIQHGEVDFRDPRRDKTHGRIWRVTAKNRPLAPWPKLEGASVAELLEALKAPEDFTRQMAKRVLVERGTASVKPELQKWVSALPSDADAARLEALWVSQGLNDTDSELLSKLQKSADFRTRAAAVRVLSQVAPGATGQFAAAVADDHPRVRLEAVRGLVGAKSASAAEIALRVLDKPMDRTLDYALWLTTRELEPQWMPEFRAGKLTFGGDPKKLAFALNAVGTADAVKPVLALIEGKTVPAANRHGLWMLLARVGGPDELVKVLNFADKVENVSPTQRVELVAAVEDAIRTRRVPKPRDEVNLFHLIDEISNGTNPESRAAARSACRILALWKEQNTRPGIESIAKRETPVATADRAAAMEAVALYGDPRAKTFLASLADTGKGDARRLAIVSLASLDLPAAAGKAAAFLPTAEAKDDLLEVYGAFLNRKGGAPVLAKALAAAKLPPDVAKLGLRAVRSAVGADGAALTDALTKAGDLTAARKEPTPDDIRARVADLAAIGDASRGEAIFRRREMQCFACHAVGGAGGRVGPDLSSIGASAPADYLVESLLLPSKAIKEGFHAERVVTADEKVRVGVVVREANGMLVLRDEKDQEIAVPTRDITERGKTTKSMMPEGLIDPLTRQEVADLARFLSELGKVGPYAANPARVVRRWEIIEGTPENMNLARRTRLAAAAEAGTPFAWTPMYSKVSGVLPASELPRLVVWNGNDPLAVARFQLDVTTAGKVGLRFNSVAGLQVFVNGRAAEPAAETVLDLPAGVQTVTVVIDRAKRADDLRVELTDVPGSPARAAVVGGK; from the coding sequence ATGCCCCGCTTCCTCCCCGCGGCGCTGCTGCTCCTGTGGCCGTCGGCCGCGTTCGCCCAGCAGAACGCCAAGATCCCCGACCCCGACCCGGAGGTCGAGCGCCGCTCGTTCCAGGTGGCCGAGGGGTTCGAGGTGTCGCTGTACGCGGCCGACCCGCTCCTGAACAAGCCGATCCAGATCAACTTCGACGCGAAGGGCCGGCTGTGGGTGGCGTCGAGCGCGACGTACCCGCAGATCAAGCCCGGCGAGGCGGCCAACGACCGGATCATCGTCCTCGAAGACACCGACCGTGACGGCAAGGCCGACAAGACCACCGTCTTCGCCGACGGCCTCCTCATTCCCACCGGACTGGTGCCGGGTGACGGTGGCGTCTACGTCGCCAACAGCACCGAGCTGGTTCACCTGTCGGCGTCGCAGCCCGGGGGGAAGGCCGACCGCCGCAAGGTGCTCCTCAGCGGCTTCGGCACCGAGGACACGCACCACATCATTCACACGTTCCGCTGGGGGCCGGACAGCCGGCTGTACTTCAACCAGTCGATCTACATCCACAGCCACATCGAGACGCCGCACGGCGTCCGCCGGCTGAACGCGGGCGGGATCTGGCGCTACGAACCGGGCACCAGCCAGCTCGACGTGTTCGCCCGCGGCTGGGTCAACACCTGGGGCCACGCCTTCGACCGCGCCGGCCAGTCGTTCGTGACCGACGGCGCCGGCGGCGAGGGGATCAACTACCTGGTCGTCGGCGGGTACTATCTCACGTCGCAGGGCCAACACGTCGCGCGAATCCTGCAAGGGCTGAACCCCGGCTCGCCGAAGTTCTGCGGCCTCGAAATCGTCAGCGGCCGGCACCTCCCGCCGGAGTGGCAGGGCGACCTGATTACCAGCGACTTCCGCGGCCACCGCGTGTGCCGGTTCAAGCTCCAGGACGACGGGAGCAGCTACGCCAGCCGCGAGCAGGAACCGCTGATCCGGAGCAGTCACCCGGCGTTCCGGCCGATCGACGCGAAGATGGGGCCGGACGGGGCGCTGTACATCGCCGACTGGTACAACCCGATCATCCAGCACGGCGAGGTCGATTTCCGCGACCCGCGCCGCGACAAGACGCACGGCCGCATCTGGCGCGTGACCGCGAAGAACCGCCCGCTCGCCCCGTGGCCGAAGCTGGAGGGGGCGAGCGTAGCCGAGCTGCTGGAGGCACTCAAAGCACCCGAGGACTTCACCCGCCAGATGGCGAAGCGCGTCCTCGTGGAGCGCGGCACGGCGTCGGTGAAGCCCGAGTTGCAGAAGTGGGTCTCGGCGCTGCCCTCAGACGCGGACGCGGCCCGACTCGAGGCCCTCTGGGTTTCGCAAGGACTGAACGACACCGACTCCGAGTTGCTGAGCAAGCTTCAGAAGTCGGCTGACTTCCGCACCCGTGCCGCGGCCGTCCGCGTGCTGTCGCAGGTCGCGCCCGGCGCGACCGGGCAATTCGCTGCGGCCGTCGCCGATGATCACCCGCGCGTGCGGCTCGAAGCCGTCCGCGGGCTCGTCGGCGCGAAGTCGGCATCCGCCGCCGAGATCGCCCTTCGCGTTCTCGACAAGCCGATGGACCGGACGCTGGACTACGCCCTGTGGCTGACGACGCGTGAACTCGAACCCCAGTGGATGCCCGAGTTCCGAGCCGGCAAGTTGACGTTCGGCGGCGACCCGAAGAAGCTGGCGTTCGCGCTCAACGCCGTCGGCACCGCTGACGCCGTGAAGCCGGTGTTGGCGCTGATCGAGGGGAAGACCGTCCCCGCCGCCAACCGGCACGGCCTGTGGATGCTGCTCGCCCGCGTTGGCGGCCCCGACGAGTTGGTGAAAGTGCTGAACTTCGCCGACAAGGTGGAGAACGTGTCTCCAACCCAGCGCGTCGAGCTGGTCGCCGCTGTGGAGGACGCCATCCGCACCCGGCGCGTCCCTAAGCCGCGCGATGAGGTGAACCTGTTCCACCTCATCGACGAAATTAGCAACGGCACGAATCCCGAGTCCCGCGCCGCGGCCCGGTCCGCGTGCCGCATCCTGGCGCTGTGGAAGGAGCAGAACACCCGCCCGGGGATCGAGAGCATCGCCAAGCGCGAGACGCCCGTGGCGACGGCCGACCGGGCCGCGGCGATGGAGGCCGTTGCGCTCTACGGCGACCCGCGGGCGAAGACGTTTTTGGCCTCCCTCGCCGACACCGGCAAGGGCGACGCCCGGCGGCTGGCGATCGTGTCGCTGGCGTCGCTCGACCTGCCCGCCGCTGCGGGCAAGGCAGCGGCTTTCCTGCCGACCGCCGAGGCGAAGGACGACTTGCTGGAGGTGTACGGCGCCTTCCTGAACCGCAAGGGCGGCGCGCCCGTGCTGGCGAAGGCTCTCGCCGCCGCGAAGTTGCCGCCCGACGTGGCCAAGCTCGGCCTCCGCGCCGTCCGCTCCGCCGTCGGCGCCGACGGTGCCGCGCTCACGGACGCCCTCACGAAGGCCGGCGACCTGACCGCCGCCCGCAAGGAGCCCACCCCCGACGACATCCGCGCCCGCGTCGCCGACCTGGCGGCGATCGGCGACGCCTCCCGTGGCGAGGCGATCTTCCGCCGCCGCGAGATGCAGTGCTTCGCGTGCCACGCCGTCGGCGGCGCCGGCGGCCGCGTCGGTCCGGACCTGTCGAGCATCGGCGCGAGCGCCCCGGCGGACTACCTCGTCGAGTCGCTGCTCCTGCCGAGCAAGGCGATCAAGGAGGGCTTCCACGCCGAGCGCGTCGTCACCGCCGACGAAAAGGTCCGCGTCGGCGTCGTGGTCCGCGAGGCGAACGGGATGCTGGTGCTGCGCGACGAGAAGGACCAGGAAATCGCGGTGCCGACGCGCGACATCACCGAGCGCGGCAAGACGACGAAGTCGATGATGCCCGAGGGTCTGATCGACCCGCTGACGCGGCAGGAGGTCGCCGACCTGGCGCGGTTCCTGAGCGAGCTCGGCAAGGTCGGCCCGTACGCGGCGAACCCGGCCCGCGTGGTGCGGCGATGGGAGATCATCGAGGGGACGCCCGAGAACATGAACCTGGCGCGCCGCACCCGGCTCGCTGCGGCCGCGGAGGCGGGCACGCCCTTCGCCTGGACGCCGATGTACTCGAAGGTGAGCGGCGTGCTGCCGGCCTCCGAGCTGCCGCGGCTCGTGGTGTGGAACGGCAACGACCCGCTGGCCGTGGCCCGCTTCCAGCTCGACGTGACGACCGCCGGCAAGGTCGGTCTGCGGTTCAACAGCGTCGCCGGGTTGCAGGTGTTCGTGAACGGCCGCGCCGCCGAGCCCGCCGCCGAAACCGTGCTCGACCTGCCGGCCGGCGTACAGACGGTTACCGTCGTGATCGACCGCGCGAAGCGGGCCGACGACCTGCGCGTCGAGCTGACCGACGTGCCCGGCTCGCCGGCGCGGGCGGCCGTGGTTGGCGGGAAGTGA
- a CDS encoding SGNH/GDSL hydrolase family protein, with protein MVLPPALLAAALLAPAQPAAPPRPELRDGDRVVWLGNTLVEREQRYGYWETALYAANPGKRFTVRNLGWSGDTVFGEARAAFDPPAKGFERMVNLTLELKPTTVWVAFGANESFEGAAGLPRFEQGLNKLLDSIRPANARVVLFTPAPVQAFPKMLSAEARDARMKDLALYAESVKKVAAARGLALVDLFTALQPTFSQTTFTENGVHPTADGFRDTAAGFLTAVGGAPRTLEWKQLDALRIAVVAKNELFFHRWRPQNETYLFGFRKHEQGKNAKEIAEFDPLVATAETAVEAARAALQK; from the coding sequence GTGGTTCTCCCCCCTGCCCTGCTCGCCGCCGCGCTGCTCGCGCCGGCCCAGCCCGCCGCCCCGCCCCGCCCCGAACTCCGTGACGGCGACCGCGTCGTGTGGCTCGGCAACACGCTCGTCGAGCGCGAGCAGCGGTACGGCTACTGGGAGACGGCACTTTACGCGGCCAACCCCGGCAAGCGGTTCACCGTCCGCAACCTCGGGTGGAGCGGCGACACCGTGTTCGGCGAGGCCCGCGCCGCCTTCGACCCGCCCGCCAAGGGCTTTGAGCGGATGGTGAACCTGACGCTCGAACTGAAACCGACGACGGTGTGGGTCGCGTTCGGGGCGAACGAGTCGTTCGAGGGCGCGGCCGGACTGCCGCGGTTCGAGCAGGGGTTGAACAAGCTCTTGGACTCAATCCGCCCCGCGAACGCGCGGGTGGTGTTGTTCACGCCGGCGCCGGTGCAGGCGTTCCCCAAGATGCTCAGCGCCGAGGCCCGCGACGCCCGTATGAAGGATCTGGCGCTCTACGCCGAATCGGTGAAGAAGGTCGCTGCCGCGCGCGGGCTCGCCCTCGTGGACCTGTTCACAGCTCTGCAACCGACCTTCTCACAGACCACGTTCACCGAGAACGGCGTCCACCCGACCGCCGACGGCTTCCGCGACACGGCGGCGGGCTTCCTGACCGCGGTCGGCGGCGCACCTCGGACGCTGGAGTGGAAGCAGCTCGACGCCCTGCGGATCGCCGTGGTGGCGAAGAACGAGCTGTTCTTCCACCGCTGGCGGCCGCAGAACGAGACGTACCTGTTCGGCTTCCGCAAGCACGAGCAGGGGAAGAACGCCAAGGAAATCGCCGAGTTCGACCCGCTGGTCGCCACCGCCGAGACGGCCGTCGAGGCCGCCCGCGCCGCCCTCCAAAAGTAA